A genomic region of uncultured Paludibaculum sp. contains the following coding sequences:
- a CDS encoding OmcA/MtrC family decaheme c-type cytochrome: protein MLSKSRKKIIFSLGSVVLVAAALSADRPQALRPTDKAFYADQAMVNFVRPGFNVAITKAELAADGTLTAWVKLTDSKGAGLDRTGVATPGTVSVSFLSGYIPADQSQYVSYITRSRTGAAGTFTQATGESNGTWTQIADGEYTYKFSNKVPSTADRTLTHTVGAYGSRNLDEFEMGRFYSDTTYNFVPAGGAVMKVRDVIRTASCNRCHDPLGLHGGSRRSVEVCNMCHTPQTPDSATGNTTDMKVFIHKIHYAANLPSVKAGTPYVVAGHDYSDVGFPAPAMACKVCHEPKSVAGATQADNWSTKPSRAACGSCHDNVNFATGENHVGLPEFSDNQCANCHQQKGEIDFDASITGAHMIPVESSLLAGVVFSIDAAADVKPGSHPTVTFSLKDKQGNPVDIKTLNSLRLYMGGPTSDVTSYVREDVLKAIASASGSYNWTFAGVIPATADPAGTWQFGIEGYRTTVVLAGTQKQRTIRDYGMNKIFYASLNGSAATPRRTVATSATCNRCHYSLEFHGGNRNELQMCTFCHNPTLTEGTEAESFNLTNMVHTFHAEKVRYPGNIKDCAQCHVNNSQVPALQDGLQNVKNGLGAVNPAPPTANACNSCHNTTAAWSHTQANTTQLGESCSVCHGATSEFSVGKVHAQ, encoded by the coding sequence ATGCTTTCAAAGTCTCGCAAGAAAATCATCTTCTCCCTGGGCAGCGTGGTTCTAGTGGCCGCCGCCCTTTCCGCGGATCGTCCACAAGCGCTCCGCCCAACCGACAAAGCCTTCTACGCCGACCAGGCGATGGTGAACTTCGTGCGGCCCGGCTTCAATGTGGCCATCACCAAAGCGGAACTGGCGGCGGACGGCACACTGACGGCGTGGGTCAAGCTGACCGACTCCAAAGGTGCTGGTCTGGATCGCACAGGGGTTGCGACTCCCGGTACGGTGAGCGTCAGTTTTCTATCCGGCTACATCCCGGCCGATCAGTCGCAATACGTCTCCTACATCACCCGCAGCCGCACGGGCGCGGCGGGCACCTTCACCCAGGCGACGGGCGAAAGCAATGGCACGTGGACGCAGATTGCCGATGGGGAGTACACCTACAAGTTCTCGAACAAGGTTCCCTCGACGGCCGACCGGACTCTCACGCACACAGTGGGCGCCTATGGCTCCCGGAATCTGGACGAGTTTGAGATGGGCCGTTTCTACTCGGACACCACCTACAACTTCGTTCCGGCCGGTGGAGCGGTGATGAAAGTTCGCGACGTCATCCGGACGGCAAGCTGCAACCGGTGCCACGACCCGCTGGGTCTGCATGGCGGCTCCCGGCGCAGCGTGGAAGTCTGCAACATGTGCCATACGCCGCAGACTCCTGACTCGGCGACGGGCAATACGACGGACATGAAGGTCTTCATTCACAAGATCCACTACGCCGCCAATCTGCCCAGTGTGAAAGCGGGTACTCCTTATGTAGTGGCGGGGCACGACTACTCCGATGTTGGCTTCCCGGCTCCGGCGATGGCGTGCAAAGTGTGCCATGAGCCCAAGAGCGTTGCCGGCGCCACACAGGCGGACAACTGGTCGACGAAGCCTTCACGGGCGGCTTGTGGCTCGTGCCATGACAACGTGAACTTCGCCACGGGTGAGAACCACGTCGGGTTGCCGGAGTTCAGCGACAACCAGTGCGCCAACTGCCACCAGCAGAAGGGCGAGATCGATTTCGACGCGTCCATCACCGGCGCGCACATGATTCCGGTGGAGTCCTCCCTCCTGGCAGGCGTGGTGTTCTCCATCGACGCTGCCGCCGACGTCAAGCCGGGCAGCCACCCCACGGTCACTTTTAGCCTGAAGGACAAGCAGGGCAATCCAGTGGACATCAAGACGCTGAACAGCCTGCGTCTCTACATGGGCGGTCCGACTTCCGATGTCACCTCCTATGTCAGGGAAGATGTGCTCAAAGCCATCGCCTCCGCGAGCGGCTCGTACAACTGGACGTTCGCTGGAGTGATCCCCGCGACGGCGGATCCCGCCGGCACCTGGCAATTCGGCATCGAGGGCTATCGCACGACGGTCGTGTTGGCCGGGACTCAGAAGCAGCGGACGATCCGCGACTACGGCATGAACAAGATCTTCTATGCCTCGCTGAACGGTTCGGCTGCGACACCTCGCCGCACAGTAGCGACCAGCGCGACCTGCAACCGTTGCCACTATTCGCTGGAGTTCCATGGCGGCAACCGCAACGAGCTGCAGATGTGCACGTTCTGCCACAATCCCACGTTGACCGAGGGCACCGAGGCAGAGAGCTTCAACCTGACCAACATGGTGCACACCTTCCACGCCGAGAAGGTGCGCTACCCCGGCAACATCAAGGACTGCGCACAGTGCCACGTGAACAACTCACAGGTGCCGGCGCTGCAGGATGGATTGCAGAACGTGAAGAACGGGCTCGGCGCGGTGAATCCGGCTCCGCCGACCGCCAACGCCTGCAACTCCTGCCACAACACGACGGCTGCGTGGTCTCACACGCAGGCCAACACCACGCAACTCGGGGAAAGCTGCTCGGTCTGCCACGGCGCGACCTCTGAGTTCTCCGTCGGTAAAGTTCACGCGCAATAG